One genomic window of Nicotiana sylvestris chromosome 10, ASM39365v2, whole genome shotgun sequence includes the following:
- the LOC104215228 gene encoding uncharacterized protein, translating into MRMLEELTKRIESGEKKIEDNNKKVKTYNSRVDKIPGAPPDAFMKAYVGAIKVATRKSNVFKIKQRNNEMLTEFMSRFQMEQMELPPVSNDWAVQAFMQGLNERSSIAFRQLKKNLIKYPDGRGRSLRDADRKSRLNKEWYQPYIDQRKIGSGRNASQNDRRNDRGLSSRGLMSKSGFDKHTDPVEAPRLLEYNFSIDASGIMSAIGRIQDIWWPRTIQTDPSQRNQNLMFKYHGTDGHKTEDCRQLREEVARLFNEGHLQEFFSDRAKNHLRERDARKNEQEEPQHVIYMIIGGVDVP; encoded by the exons atgaggatgctcgaagAGCTCACCAAGAGGATCGAGTCTGGGGAAAAGAAGATTGAAGACAATAACAAAAAGGTGAAAACTTACAACTCCCGTGTTGACaaaataccgggggcacctccag ACGCCTTCATGAAAGCATACGttggggccataaaggtggccacgAGGAAATCAAACGTTTTCAAGATAAAACAAAGGAACAACGAGATGTTGACGGAGTTCATGTCTAGGTTCCAGATGGAGCAGATGGAGTTACCACCGGTTTCGAatgactgggcagtacaagcTTTTATGCAGGGTTTGAATGAAAGGAGCTCGATTGCATTTCGACAATTAAAGAAAAACTTGATCAAGTATCCAGAT ggtcgaggacgatcACTGAGGGATGCAGACAGGAAATCAAGACTGAACAAGGAATGGTACCAGCCATACATTGATCAGAGAAAGATCGGCTCGGGTCGAAACGCCTCTCAAAATGATCGGAGAAACGATCGAGGCCTAAGTTCTCGAGGACTCATGAGTAAGAGTGGGTTCGATAAGCATACTGACCCCGTAGAGGCACCTCGACTATTAGAGTATAATTTCAGCATAGATGCATCAGGGATCATGTCAGCTATTGGAAGAATCCAAGACATCTGGTGGCCCAGGACCATACaaaccgatccttctcaaaggaacCAAAACTTGATGTTCAAGTATCATGGCACAGATGGACATAAAACTGAAGACTGCAGGCAGCTCAGGGAGGAGGTGGCTCGGTTGTTCAACGAAGGTCACCTTCAAGAATTCTtcagtgatcgagccaaaaaccaCTTAAGGGAGAGAGATGCAAGGAAAAATGAGCAAGAAGAGCCACAACATGTAATCTACATGATCATTGGCGGAGTCGATGTACCTTAA